ACAAGATTTGTTATTTTAATCTAAAGTTGTAAAGATCGTTTAGTCCCTAACTAGCCAGGATAGTCCAACTAGTGTCTGACTTGGCTGATTCAATGAGTCAAAATTGTCAGAAGTTCAATTTAATCGGTCAAAGTCGAATTTATAAAGTAAAGTCTAATTATTCAGTCAAAGTTGATCAAATACAGTTAAATTCAAAGCTGATCAACGTCCGACTCTAATATCCGATTTGACTGACTACACGACTGATTATTCACTAGCAACTTTTACCAACTTTTTTTACTTTTTTTGTAACTAAAATATTTGAGATGGAAATGTTATCTTAAAGATACCATGAGAATTGCTGTTTAAACCCTTACAGTTTATAAAGTTACACTATAAGTACCTCAACTTTAAGATCTTACCTGCAATTCACATCCAGTACTGATCGGAAGGATATCAGAAGATGCACGTTTGCATTTAGCCTTAGGATTGTTAAAAACCGGGTACGAAGAAACCGGCAATTCCCGTGGGCCAGATTGCCCTGTTGTTGCAGTCGAAACGCATGATGTTCTTCGTGTTTCAATTTCTAACGAAAGCTGATTTTTTGTCCCAAAAAAGGAATTTGATCATAAAACGAAACAAACAAAATGTGTTTTATTCAATACCATTTGCATATATATAAGAAAATGATACCTGAATAAGACGATCTTCAAGTGACTCGATTCGATCAAGCAAGTAACTTTTGTTGTTAGCCTCAACAACCGCAGCCTTCAACGGTACACTTGTATTATTCTTTTTACCAAGCAAAAAAATATAACGCCATCTTGATATATTCGGGTTCCTTGTGATATGCTTCATCTACACAAATGTAACAAAACGTTTTTAGTTAACTCACAAACGACAATTATAAACTAGAATCAATCGTCATGAGTTATTTCGATTACAATATGAAGGGTGGAAAATAAGCTAACCAAAGATTCGATTCGATCGGGTTTTGAAAGAAGTGGCAGTGAAGAGTGAGCTTGCAACTCCTCATCAATTTTAATCATTTTAACCATTTTGTACAAGCACAATTTAACTACACTGATCTATATAtggtaatgtgtatatatatactcaTATATGTGTGCCTTCACTTACTAAAGGAGTAAAAGTTGCCCTTTTTTCTCTGTTGACTGGACCAAATGAATAGAGTTTTCAGGGTAAAGTTTGTTATACTCAGTCATAAGAATGAATCAAAGATTTATGTGAAAAAGTTGTGCCTTGTTTAaggcaattatatataaatataaaaatatataatttaaaaaagaaaaaaaagactaTTAAGTTTTGCATTATGGAAAGGCTGACCAAATCTGATGCAGGATACAAGTTATACTCCGTAGTACACAAGGCATAAGCTATTTCTACATTGAAATGACCCTAATACCCGATTTTACTGTTCATCAAAAGTGGTATTCAGATCTTTTTGTTGACGTCAGGCTGACATGATAAATTGTTATTACTACTCgtattattatatacattttttAGGTTTTAGCTATAGAGCGTAACAATTTCCGGCAGCAACGTGCGAGCCTTTCTCAACGTGCAGGCCCTTCTTGATCATTATAACCATTTGGTGCTTACATAATAGACATAAAATTAAGCCAAGATCATGAAGCAAGCATAGTGAAACTGAAAACTATTTCAATAagttaaaaatgataaatttattcATTACAATGAATGTTAAAAAATCATGACTCGAATACGTTTAACCCAAGCTCGACTTGGTAATTTCGTACGCTAAAAAGCAAGCAGCATTAGCTGGGATACTTCGGGCCATTGCAGGCCCGAAACCTTTATACAAACCACCAACGCCTTCAGTTTTTAAAATCTTTTTAAAAGCATCAATCGAACCTGAATACTTCgggtttttaaaatcatcaatctgGATCACACTCTTAACAACGTCAGTTGGGTAAACTGAAACCCAAAATGCACCACCGGCTAACCCACCTGCCATCATTAACGAACCACGGCCTAACCCTGAAGTATCGGTCCCACCAGCCATATACTGTTTTATAGCCTCGTATACACCAAACATTGTTGCGTTTCCAGGGACCTCGCGTGCAAATGTGGGAAATAATCCTTTATATAAACCTCTAATGCCACCTTCGGACTTAAGGACTTGCTTAGCGACATCTATTGGACCGCCGTACTTGACCACTCTGGCGGCGGCTGCACCAGCTTCCGCCACTGCAGCCGAACCTGAACCTTGGGCCTGCAGTCTAGATTTCAAGAAATAAGTTGAGTCATAAAACAGACATCAAGTTTTAATTTTTTTCATACCCTTTGACTTTTACAGTCAAACCCATATTTCAATACCAAAAACTAAGATTATTAATCATATACGTTTGACCTAAAAGTCAAAATGGTATAATAAGGTTTGTAGTCTAGATTTCAagaaataagtttcatcataaaaCAGACATCAAGTTTTAATTTTTTTCATACGCTTTGACTTTAAAAGTCAAACTCATATTACAGTACAAAAAAGTAAGATCACTGATCATATACGTTTGACCTAACAAGTCAAAATGGTATGATAAGGTTTGCAGTCTAGATTTCAAGAAATAAGTTGAGTCATACGTTAGACATCAAGTTTTAATTTTTATCATACCCTTTGACTTTTAAAGTCTAACTCATATTTCAGTACCAAAGCGTAAGATCATTGATAATATATGTTTGAACAGCAAAGTCAAAATGGCATAATAAGATTTGTCGTCTAGATTTCAAGACATAAGTTGCATCATAAAACAggcttaaaattttaatttttttcatACCCTTCAACTTTTAATGTCAAACTCATATTTCACTACCAAAAATAAAATCATTGATCATATATGTTTGACCTAAAAAATCAAAATGGCATAATAAGGTTTGTAGTCAAGATTTCAAGACATAAATTGCATCATAAAACAGACATCAAGTTTAATTTCTTTCAGACCCTTTGACTTCTAAAGTCGAACTCATATTTTAGTACCAAAAAGTAAGATCATTGATCATATACGTTTGACCTAAAAAGTCAAAATGGCATAATAAGGTTTGTAGTCTAAAGTACTGACCTGCATTTGATTAACTCGGTTGGGGTAGCCAAGAAGGAAACTGCGAACCCAGCACCGGCTCCAGCAATCACCTGCTGGTTCACGGTCAAGGGTGCACCGGGTGCGGACCTCAAAATGGTCTCCATTTGACCCCTTACAGAGAACAATAGAGCATTGAATGCTGCTACGGTGGCAAGTGGGGCCCCCATTCCTTTGTATAAGCCACCTGCACCTTCAGCAGCCAATGTCTTTTTAACTGCATCTATTGccccggagtatttggggagttGACCCGGTAACGGAGTAGGTTGACTTTGGAGTTTGACCTTGATGGTATCAAAAGGGTGTCCAACTACCAACTGGGCCACCCCTCCAACTGTTCCTGCAGCTAAGTCCTTTGCTACATCACCCATCTGCATATTTATAACTGTCActaatataatatatcttatttaGGTGAAGTCCTTTTTTAGCAAGGTCAAAGTTGACAAGAACTCTGTTCCAAAAATTGATTTTGATAATTTAGCTAGTTATCAAACTTCATTGTGATTATATTTTGTCCAGGTTCAATGTATTCATCACACACTTCTAATGTGATAGTCCAAGTTCAATGTATTGGCAACTTTCTTTACACTCTGTCTCATTTAAATAGTCCAGAATTCTTTTATGGTTGTCTACTTCTATAGATAGATATCAATAAATATATAAAGTTTTTTTATACACTCACTTTATGCCATGTAAAAATAAATGTAGATAAAATGTACTGGTAAAATTCTTACTGTCAGATGAACAAAAAGTACATAGTAATAATAACGTATCTATCTATGTGAGGGAGTACTAATTTAAAACCTGACATCCAACTAATTTTAAGCAAAAAGGCAAATGTGGATTGTTTGATTGCACAAGGCACTTAATCAAAATAACTAAGTTCAACAAATATTCCAAAATTCGAAGTAAATATTTTGGTCCACTCTCAAATAAAGCCCTATTGGATCATTAAATCATGTAAAAAGATCACAATTACATATTGCAAACCAAAAAAATAACTTCATCACcttattaacaaaaatgcataaacTGATACAGGAAAGATAATTTATTTTCATCTATTTAAAGATGAAGGAAAAAGGCTATTAAAAATCATACCTTTCACAGATAATTCGATAAAACCACTAGAGAAAGGATCACCTGAGAAAATATTCTATctgaaataatatataaaaataataatttgattaAATTACTTGAACAATGACACAAAATGAACacaaaaaagaaaaaaaggaaAATTCAGCAAATACTCGTAGTGGGCATTCAACAAGATTGCAACTTTTCTTCAATCATCATAACAGAAGCTAACAGAATATGATAAAGAAGAAAAATACCAAATGGGTATACTTTATTGGTGAATCACCATTATCATCCAATGTATGAATCTTTTAAAAATGGAATCTTTTTTAAGGAATAGACAGGGTTAATAGTTAAAGAATCAAATGGGGCAAATGGGTATGTTTGAAATTGAAATCTTGAATACATGAGAGCCACAAAGAGATATAGGATTGTGTTTGGTGATAGATACAGagatgtatgtatatatgtttaacGAGAAGAGAAGAGAAGAAAAGAGATTTGAACCTGTGAAACAGAGAAAAGCAGAGGAATTGAGGACAAGATTCACCGATTAATATCCGATTTTTTAGTaaattttttaataaataataagagCGCAATTGTTGTAGGTCATGAATGGCTGTCGAACACCAAAGATTCGTCACAATGTGGCAAAATTTGGTGAGTGGGATGATTGTCATTCTTTACCAGTAAAATTTCAATATTTCCCTTAGATATTTTGGTAAGGAGTAgtagaacacatttttattttttgattcGTCACAACGGTTTTTGGTGATGAGTAGTAGAACACATTTCTATTTTTGATTGGGAATTGATATTTTCACCATGTACTTTTACTTCTTTTAGTTAAATTGTCTAAACTGCTTTTAATAATAAGCTTATACAAATTTTGTAAAACtttttattataatttattaaggGATATTTTGGTTAAAAAAAATATGAAATTGTGGTGGAAGAAGTAAAACTAATGTTGGAAATATCATCTTCCTATTTGATTCGTCACAATGGATGTGTTTGGTGCACCAGCGTCTTGGAGTTTATGGTCGTTTATAAGAGTTTGAACTTATGAAATTAATAAATtctaagtcata
This window of the Rutidosis leptorrhynchoides isolate AG116_Rl617_1_P2 chromosome 7, CSIRO_AGI_Rlap_v1, whole genome shotgun sequence genome carries:
- the LOC139857659 gene encoding mitochondrial carnitine/acylcarnitine carrier-like protein isoform X2; translated protein: MGDVAKDLAAGTVGGVAQLVVGHPFDTIKVKLQSQPTPLPGQLPKYSGAIDAVKKTLAAEGAGGLYKGMGAPLATVAAFNALLFSVRGQMETILRSAPGAPLTVNQQVIAGAGAGFAVSFLATPTELIKCRLQAQGSGSAAVAEAGAAAARVVKYGGPIDVAKQVLKSEGGIRGLYKGLFPTFAREVPGNATMFGVYEAIKQYMAGGTDTSGLGRGSLMMAGGLAGGAFWVSVYPTDVVKSVIQIDDFKNPKYSGSIDAFKKILKTEGVGGLYKGFGPAMARSIPANAACFLAYEITKSSLG
- the LOC139857659 gene encoding mitochondrial carnitine/acylcarnitine carrier-like protein isoform X1; protein product: MQMGDVAKDLAAGTVGGVAQLVVGHPFDTIKVKLQSQPTPLPGQLPKYSGAIDAVKKTLAAEGAGGLYKGMGAPLATVAAFNALLFSVRGQMETILRSAPGAPLTVNQQVIAGAGAGFAVSFLATPTELIKCRLQAQGSGSAAVAEAGAAAARVVKYGGPIDVAKQVLKSEGGIRGLYKGLFPTFAREVPGNATMFGVYEAIKQYMAGGTDTSGLGRGSLMMAGGLAGGAFWVSVYPTDVVKSVIQIDDFKNPKYSGSIDAFKKILKTEGVGGLYKGFGPAMARSIPANAACFLAYEITKSSLG